The Mya arenaria isolate MELC-2E11 chromosome 16, ASM2691426v1 genome includes a window with the following:
- the LOC128221162 gene encoding uncharacterized protein LOC128221162, which produces MMGPLMLLMLYLLYLEPTDAMRFPHIRIRAKQGDVTVNVSTATVLRKGSKQSFPQYFDVRFTSNDIYSDLKLSINDVSDDVPVVLQRGGKMVPYRVSSEAAAFYMDVSNKAAFIVWRAGDTDSDTFLFFGTYQHGNQELLVQPPASSGTGHTVTEIEETSPTGTDFLINPEFDASRVEQLESSNAKDSNRTKRQTTDYEVEIFFVIDYSLYSFWYMQMTGTDIEKQSSAISTIKQFYAFVLNAMSIRYNSVTGSGYSITLIYAGISIATRSTDAPYIEDNLEENYIDGRRVFLTNSVLPAFKDWGNKNLKPIYNFDVAMMFTNYQMQRFFNNTFESLRGIAYRPGACTDWKYSITEYYFGARLVSTASHELGHNLFAQHDGTVDGTGENCSSADMYVMGVPRSMSSDDVRNMRQFSFSSCSMDYFTAYIKTLNTGENCLATRSANYNTSDLNPYLGDLAGQVYTPDQQCEYILGAGSYLSRITYQSNYSGICSRMNCVIPGTNGTYYYKLAWEGTTCGDGKMCSGGSCVTSSRAPAVAAEDCMFGNNPGIVTYETVTCNELLAFPNTSYKCYQSYCLNDCCETCEQIRLKNVNTTDCDYGDKASWCETMSLSGCYNNDDVCCQSCPRRALGIQNCTYGDRSTSCNVDKCSTYTEDSRTRICCKTCANTETTTSIPTTTTPTTTTPTTTTPTTTTPTTTTPTTTTPTTTTPTTTTPTTTTPTTTTPTITTPTTTTPTTTTPTTTTPTTTTSTTTMPTTTTPTITTPTTTTPTTTTTSQTTTTTSRSSTTTKPATSSATVSRRRIRVTVIFLLLLFRMSI; this is translated from the exons ATGATGGGACCTCTAATGCTATTAATGCTTTACTTGCTGTATCTTGAGCCGACGGATGCAATGCGATTTCCTCACATCAGAATCAGGGCAAAGCAAG gGGATGTAACCGTTAACGTATCAACAGCTACAGTGCTAAGAAAAGGTTCTAAACAGAGTTTTCCGCAATATTTTGACGTCAGATTTACCtcaaatgacatatattcagaTTTAAAACTGAGTATAAATGACGTCAGCGATGACGTACCAGTGGTTTTACAGAGAGGCGGGAAAATGGTGCCTTACCGGGTCTCCTCGGAG GCCGCCGCATTCTATATGGACGTTTCAAACAAAGCAGCATTCATCGTCTGGCGGGCCGGCGATACTGACTCGGACACGTTTCTGTTT TTCGGAACCTACCAGCATGGAAATCAAGAGTTACTCGTGCAGCCACCTGCATCTTCCGGCACCGGCCATACCGTTACGGAAATTGAAGAAACCAGTCCGACTGGAACAGACTTCCTGATAAACCCTGAATTCG ATGCAAGCAGAGTCGAACAGTTGGAATCATCAAATGCCAAGGATTCCAACCGAACAAAGAGGCAGACAACTGATTATGAAGTTGAAATCTTCTTCGTTATCGACTACAGTCTTTATTCATT cTGGTATATGCAAATGACGGGCACCGATATAGAAAAGCAATCATCGGCGATttctacaataaaacaattctacgcttttgttttaaatgcg ATGAGCATTCGCTACAACTCAGTGACGGGTTCAGGGTATAGCATTACCCTTATTTACGCGGGCATATCTATCGCCACA AGATCTACGGACGCTCCGTACATCGAGGACAATCTAGAAGAAAACTATATCGATGGTCGCCGAGTGTTCTTAACGAACTCTGTATTGCCTGCCTTCAAGGACTGGGGAAACAAAAACCTAAAACCGATTTACAACTTCGACGTAGCAATGATGTTTACAAA ttATCAAATGCAAAGGTTTTTCAACAACACGTTTGAATCGCTTAGAG GTATCGCCTATCGTCCCGGAGCTTGTACTGACTGGAAATACAGCATCACCGAGTACTATTTTGGGGCGCGTCTGGTTTCGACTGCATCGCACGAGCTTGGGCATAA TTTGTTTGCCCAGCATGATGGTACAGTCGACGGTACTGGTGAGAACTGTTCCAGTGCCGATATGTATGTGATGGGTGTACCTAGAAGCATGTCATCTGACGATGTCAGAAACATGCGCCAGTTCTCATTTTCTTCATGCTCAATGGATTACTTTACTGCGTACATAAAGACATTAAACAC TGGCGAAAACTGTCTGGCAACACGCAGCGCAAACTATAACACATCTGACCTTAATCCTTATTTGGGTGACCTTGCGGGTCAGGTGTACACTCCAGATCAGCAGTGTGAATATATACTTGGAGCCGGTTCCTACCTCTCCAGG ATCACCTATCAATCGAATTACAGCGGGATTTGTTCCAGAATGAACTGTGTCATTCCTGGCACTAATGGTACTTATTACTATAAACTCGCCTGGGAGGGTACAACTTGTGGGGATGGAAAG ATGTGTAGTGGTGGATCATGCGTTACGTCGTCCAGAGCCCCGGCTGTAGCGGCTG AGGATTGTATGTTCGGAAACAACCCAGGCATCGTGACGTATGAGACGGTAACGTGCAATGAACTACTGGCTTTTCCAAACACCTCATACAAATGCTACCAAAGTTACTGTCTAAACGATTGCTGCGAAACATGCGAGCAAATCAGACTAAAAAACGTTAACACCACCG ATTGCGATTACGGCGATAAGGCTAGCTGGTGTGAAACGATGTCTCTGAGTGGCTGCTATAACAATGATGACGTTTGCTGTCAGTCTTGTCCGCGGAGAGCTCTCGGAATtcaaa ATTGCACATATGGAGATCGATCGACGTCATgtaatgttgacaaatgttcaaCTTATACTGAAGACTCTAGAACTAGAATATGTTGTAAAACATGTGCAAATACAGAAACAACAACTTCAATACCCACtacaactacaccaactacaactacaccaactacaactacaccaactacGACGACACCAACTACgactacaccaactacaactacaccaactacaactacaccaactacgacgacaccaactacaactacaccaactacGACTACACCAACTAtaactacaccaactacaactacaccaactacaactactccAACTACGACgacaccaactacaactacatcAACTACGACTATgccaactacaactacaccaaCTATAACTACACCAACTACGACTACACCAACTACGACTACAACTTCACAAACTACGACTACAACTTCAAGATCTTCAACTACCACTAAACCTGCTACATCCTCAGCAACTGTTTCACGTAGAAGGATCAGGGTTACAGTGATCTTCCTTCTACTTTTGTTTCGAATGTCGATTTAA